A single region of the Triticum dicoccoides isolate Atlit2015 ecotype Zavitan chromosome 2B, WEW_v2.0, whole genome shotgun sequence genome encodes:
- the LOC119365549 gene encoding uncharacterized protein LOC119365549 — protein MHPATGTFNSCQIQALLVQRRQKKQDGGCSGRPSQIPTSDAPSARAPLGDPLQFNSLATQYREDPLVHSVACRGHVDDGEKHSEVDVVQYLTVDFAPALHPQDSRGEERGIGVSTTSKRSKRKSEGGSAIRSPRPPSRVALDLGNIVTSGRGTGPHHRASLNSKTMSRHHF, from the exons ATGCATCCCGCGACTGGGACCTTCAATTCCTGTCAGATCCAGGCCCTTCTCGTCCAACGACGACAAAAAAAACAAGACGGCGGCTGCTCCGGCCGCCCCTCGCAGATTCCAACTAGCGACGCCCCCTCTGCTCGCGCGCCCCTTGGAGATCCCCTACAATTCAACTCCCTGGCCACGCAGTACAGGGAGGATCCTCTCGTCCACAGCGTGGCCTGTAGGGGTCATGTGGACGACGGTGAGAAGCACAGCGAGGTGGATGTGGTGCAGTACCTTACTGTAGATTTTGCTCCCGCTCTTCATCCACAGG ACAGCAGAGGGGAGGAGAGAGGTATTGGAGTATCGACAACTAGCAAGCGAAGCAAGAGGAAAAGCGAAGGGGGCAGCGCCATCCGTTCGCCGCGACCACCTAGCAGGGTGGCGCTAGATCTGGGAAACATTGTCACGAGTGGTCGAGGAACTGGAccgcatcaccg